From the genome of Hymenobacter sp. PAMC 26628, one region includes:
- a CDS encoding SMP-30/gluconolactonase/LRE family protein, which translates to MPARPSLFAPFRAPARRLAPLAGLLALAACSKNDIPIAQPEAPETVVFTKAGLYPEGMQYDAAGSRFLVSSQTAGTVGAVTDNGTYTEFATDAALVSSIGLNLDAGRNRVLVAVSDPGYNTARSTAATLRKLARLAIFNRDNGQLVRAVDLGALLPGLNHFANDIAVDAQGNAYVTDSFAPVIYKVDLQGNATVLLNNAQFAAPAGTFGLNGIVYHPDGYLLVAKSDVGALFKVPLSDPSTFSRVATTGLNLTGADGMRLQDNNTLQVSTNAQAKVQRLTTANGWGAAALGGTFATPPQYPTTLAARTGTDGYVLYSNLNALQANQQPPVSQFTIARLRFQ; encoded by the coding sequence ATGCCCGCTCGCCCGTCCCTTTTTGCTCCGTTTAGGGCCCCGGCCCGCCGCCTGGCCCCGCTGGCCGGCCTGCTGGCCCTGGCCGCCTGCTCCAAAAACGACATTCCAATTGCCCAGCCCGAGGCCCCCGAAACGGTGGTTTTCACCAAGGCCGGCCTTTACCCCGAAGGCATGCAGTACGACGCCGCCGGCAGCCGCTTTCTGGTCAGTTCGCAAACCGCGGGCACTGTGGGGGCCGTGACGGATAACGGCACCTACACCGAATTCGCCACCGACGCCGCCCTGGTGTCGAGCATCGGCCTGAACCTGGACGCCGGCCGCAACCGCGTGCTGGTGGCCGTGTCGGACCCCGGCTACAACACCGCCCGCAGCACCGCGGCCACGCTGCGCAAGCTGGCGCGCCTGGCCATCTTCAACCGCGACAACGGCCAGCTGGTGCGCGCCGTGGACCTGGGGGCCCTGCTGCCCGGCCTCAACCACTTCGCCAACGACATTGCCGTGGACGCCCAGGGCAACGCCTACGTGACCGACAGCTTCGCGCCCGTCATCTATAAGGTAGACCTGCAGGGCAACGCCACGGTGCTGCTGAACAATGCGCAGTTCGCGGCCCCGGCCGGCACGTTTGGCCTCAACGGCATTGTGTACCACCCCGACGGCTACTTGCTGGTGGCCAAGTCCGACGTGGGGGCCCTATTCAAGGTGCCGCTCAGCGACCCCAGCACCTTCAGCCGCGTGGCCACCACCGGCCTGAACCTGACCGGGGCCGACGGCATGCGCCTGCAAGACAACAACACGCTGCAAGTGAGCACCAACGCCCAGGCCAAGGTGCAGCGCCTGACCACCGCCAACGGCTGGGGCGCCGCCGCGCTCGGCGGTACCTTCGCCACGCCGCCGCAGTACCCCACCACCCTGGCCGCCCGCACCGGCACCGACGGCTACGTGCTCTATTCCAACCTCAACGCCTTGCAGGCCAACCAACAGCCGCCGGTGAGCCAGTTCACCATCGCCCGGCTGCGGTTCCAGTAG
- a CDS encoding ABC-F family ATP-binding cassette domain-containing protein yields MISISDLDFHFGSRALYDHASLHIKPKDKIGLIGLNGTGKSTLLRLLVGEYKADGGSISMSKEVSLGFLNQDLLSYDTHESILHVAMQAFEEALRLQDEIEAILVKFETDYTDDLVEKLANLQERFEALGGYTMQARAEEILEGLGFSTEELQKPLKSFSGGWRMRVMLAKILLQQPSLLLLDEPTNHLDLPSIKWIENYLADYEGAVIIVSHDREFLDRTTNTTVEVTGGKLVPYAGNYSYYLEEKEERNLIQKGAFENQQSQIRAAERFIERFKAKASKAKQAQSRVKALDKLERIEDVAQDAAKVNIKFQFKVEPGRHILRMEHVTKKYDEKLIFRDTNVHIERGDKIALIGANGKGKSTLMRLVAGTEAPTAGKHQLGHNVIMSFYAQHQLESLTLDNEILQEMSEAGSKRNDMELRSVLGSFLFTGEEVFKKIKVLSGGEKSRVALAKTLISEANFLLLDEPTNHLDMVSVNILIQALEQYQGTFIVISHDRFFVENVATKIWYIEDFQLKEYPGTYAEYEQWQEDREKAAKKAGLPSPSAPKPVPKEEKKAETAPAKTASPDQKKALKELAEVEAKIDTLEKELAGYEKELADPKIYQNAAQLKDATVKFEQVKKELGRLNDRWEMLAEM; encoded by the coding sequence ATGATTTCCATTTCCGACCTCGACTTTCACTTTGGCTCCCGTGCCCTGTACGACCACGCCAGCCTGCACATCAAGCCCAAAGACAAAATCGGCCTCATCGGCCTCAACGGCACGGGTAAGTCCACGCTGCTGCGGCTGCTGGTGGGCGAGTACAAGGCCGACGGCGGCAGCATCTCGATGAGCAAGGAAGTGAGCCTGGGCTTCCTCAACCAGGACCTGCTGAGCTACGACACCCACGAGAGCATCCTGCACGTGGCCATGCAGGCCTTCGAGGAGGCGCTGCGCTTGCAGGACGAGATTGAGGCAATTTTGGTGAAGTTCGAAACCGACTACACCGACGACCTGGTGGAGAAGCTGGCCAACTTGCAGGAGCGGTTTGAGGCCCTGGGCGGCTACACCATGCAAGCCCGCGCCGAGGAGATTCTGGAGGGCCTGGGCTTCAGCACCGAGGAGCTGCAAAAGCCGCTGAAGTCGTTTTCGGGCGGCTGGCGCATGCGCGTGATGCTGGCCAAAATCCTGCTCCAGCAACCCTCCCTGCTGCTGCTCGACGAACCCACCAACCACTTGGACCTGCCCAGCATCAAGTGGATTGAAAACTACCTGGCCGACTACGAGGGCGCCGTCATCATCGTGAGCCACGACCGCGAATTCCTCGACCGCACCACCAACACCACGGTGGAAGTAACTGGCGGCAAGCTGGTGCCCTACGCCGGCAACTACTCGTATTACCTGGAAGAGAAAGAGGAACGCAACCTCATCCAGAAGGGCGCTTTTGAGAACCAGCAGTCGCAAATTCGGGCCGCCGAGCGCTTCATCGAGCGCTTCAAGGCCAAGGCCAGCAAGGCCAAGCAGGCCCAAAGCCGCGTGAAGGCGCTCGACAAATTGGAGCGCATCGAAGACGTGGCCCAGGACGCGGCCAAGGTCAACATCAAGTTCCAGTTCAAGGTGGAGCCCGGCCGGCACATCCTGCGCATGGAGCACGTGACGAAGAAGTACGACGAGAAGCTGATTTTCCGCGACACGAACGTGCACATCGAGCGGGGCGATAAAATTGCGCTCATCGGCGCCAACGGCAAGGGCAAGTCGACGCTCATGCGCCTGGTGGCCGGCACCGAGGCCCCCACCGCCGGCAAGCACCAGCTGGGCCACAACGTCATCATGTCGTTCTACGCCCAGCACCAGCTCGAAAGCCTGACGCTCGACAACGAGATTTTGCAGGAGATGAGCGAGGCCGGCTCGAAGCGCAACGACATGGAGCTGCGCTCGGTGTTGGGCTCGTTCCTGTTCACGGGCGAAGAAGTGTTCAAGAAAATCAAGGTGCTGAGCGGCGGCGAGAAAAGCCGCGTGGCCCTGGCTAAAACCCTGATTTCGGAAGCCAACTTCCTGCTGCTCGACGAACCGACCAACCACCTCGACATGGTGTCGGTGAACATTCTGATTCAGGCCCTGGAGCAGTACCAGGGCACGTTCATCGTCATCAGCCACGACCGGTTCTTTGTGGAGAACGTGGCCACCAAAATCTGGTACATCGAGGATTTCCAACTGAAGGAGTACCCCGGCACCTACGCCGAGTACGAGCAGTGGCAGGAAGACCGCGAGAAAGCCGCCAAAAAAGCCGGCCTGCCCAGCCCCAGCGCCCCCAAGCCGGTGCCCAAGGAAGAGAAAAAAGCCGAAACCGCCCCTGCTAAAACTGCCTCACCCGACCAGAAAAAGGCGCTGAAAGAATTGGCCGAAGTAGAAGCCAAAATCGACACCCTGGAAAAAGAATTAGCCGGCTACGAAAAGGAGCTAGCCGACCCCAAAATCTACCAAAACGCCGCGCAGCTCAAAGACGCCACGGTGAAATTTGAGCAGGTAAAAAAGGAATTGGGCCGCCTGAACGACCGCTGGGAAATGCTGGCGGAAATGTAA
- a CDS encoding transposase, which produces MNAAFVARTEDVLAVYERPHDPRFPVACFDERPCVLHGQPVEPRPPVPAQPAAGAQPAKAGRPRRESSPYVRQGTACLLAAFEPGTGQRLVEVSARRTGADYCRFVQALAAADPQAEKIVRVQDNLNTPADAVFYQHLPAAEARVLAARFEGHYTPQNASWLHMVELERSAIARHCLHQRIPTLAELTAHVTACVTQRNAARATVHWQFTLEKARTNLGRHYQKIRATNYPD; this is translated from the coding sequence GTGAACGCCGCATTCGTGGCCCGGACGGAGGACGTGTTGGCGGTGTACGAGCGGCCCCACGACCCGCGCTTTCCCGTCGCCTGCTTCGATGAGCGCCCCTGCGTGTTGCACGGCCAGCCGGTCGAGCCGCGGCCGCCGGTGCCCGCTCAACCGGCTGCGGGCGCACAACCGGCCAAGGCCGGGCGGCCCCGGCGCGAAAGCAGCCCCTACGTGCGGCAGGGCACGGCCTGCCTGCTGGCCGCTTTTGAGCCGGGTACGGGCCAGCGCCTGGTCGAGGTGTCGGCCCGCCGTACCGGGGCCGACTACTGCCGCTTCGTGCAGGCCCTGGCGGCGGCCGACCCACAGGCTGAAAAAATCGTGCGGGTGCAGGATAACCTCAATACCCCTGCCGACGCCGTCTTTTATCAGCACCTGCCCGCAGCGGAAGCCCGCGTACTGGCCGCGCGTTTCGAGGGGCATTACACGCCCCAAAACGCCTCCTGGCTCCATATGGTCGAACTCGAACGCTCCGCCATTGCCCGCCATTGCCTGCACCAGCGCATCCCCACCCTGGCAGAACTCACGGCCCACGTCACCGCCTGCGTGACCCAGCGCAACGCCGCCCGCGCCACCGTCCACTGGCAGTTTACCCTCGAAAAGGCCCGCACCAACCTCGGCCGACACTACCAGAAAATTAGGGCAACTAACTACCCTGACTAA
- a CDS encoding helix-turn-helix domain-containing protein produces MARPITPFALPAADQAALENFTRMGRRPVRAVRRAQVLLALATGIGQQAAGQAVGRSRQAVSQVRRRYEAAGWQAALAEAPRSGGPPHAAVTALACTPAPVDHRRWALRLLADKAVELALVGAISHETVRQVLKKTSCGLTASSTGAGGQ; encoded by the coding sequence ATGGCTCGACCAATCACTCCCTTTGCCCTACCGGCGGCTGACCAAGCCGCCCTCGAAAACTTTACGCGCATGGGCCGGCGGCCCGTGCGGGCGGTGCGCCGGGCGCAGGTCCTGCTGGCCCTGGCCACCGGTATCGGCCAGCAGGCGGCCGGTCAGGCCGTTGGCCGCAGCCGCCAGGCCGTCAGCCAGGTGCGCCGCCGCTACGAAGCCGCGGGCTGGCAAGCTGCCCTGGCCGAGGCCCCGCGTAGCGGCGGGCCGCCGCACGCCGCCGTGACGGCGCTGGCCTGCACGCCGGCCCCGGTGGACCACCGCCGCTGGGCCCTGCGCTTGCTGGCCGACAAGGCGGTGGAATTGGCGCTGGTCGGGGCCATTTCGCACGAAACGGTGCGCCAAGTGCTCAAAAAAACGAGTTGCGGCCTCACCGCCAGCAGCACGGGTGCCGGGGGGCAGTGA
- a CDS encoding helix-turn-helix domain-containing protein: MAKYYVLALRAEEQASLTELVQQRRVASARLVRAQCLLAVATNGLNWSDTQTSQAYGVSTRTLERLRQRACEAGVEAALLGQPRQQWPASKYTGEVEAHLAAAACSTPPEGYAHWTLRLLAAHLVTLQVLPEASPAMVGRVLKKMRYSPGSDRCG; the protein is encoded by the coding sequence ATGGCGAAGTATTATGTCTTAGCGCTGAGGGCCGAAGAACAGGCCTCGCTAACGGAACTCGTGCAGCAGCGGCGCGTGGCCAGCGCCCGGCTTGTGCGGGCTCAGTGCCTGTTGGCCGTAGCTACAAACGGCTTGAACTGGAGCGACACCCAGACTAGCCAAGCCTACGGCGTGAGTACGCGCACCCTGGAGCGCCTGCGCCAACGCGCCTGCGAGGCGGGCGTGGAGGCCGCCCTGCTGGGGCAGCCCCGCCAGCAGTGGCCGGCCAGTAAGTACACCGGGGAGGTGGAGGCGCACCTGGCCGCGGCGGCCTGCTCCACCCCGCCCGAAGGGTACGCCCACTGGACATTGCGCTTGTTGGCCGCTCACCTGGTCACGCTGCAGGTGCTGCCCGAGGCCAGCCCGGCGATGGTGGGGCGGGTACTAAAAAAAATGCGTTACAGCCCTGGAAGCGACAGATGTGGGTGA
- a CDS encoding IS630 family transposase gives MWVIPPAQNAAFVCAMERVLDVYQRPYDPAQPVVCLDESPKQLLRESRVPLPLPDGSTRYDCEYHRQGVAQVYMLHEPLAGRRRVQVEDRHDRLTFARAVARLLEEDYAQATRVTLVLDNLSAHQPAAFYEIFDPVRAHALLQRVEFVFTPKHGSWLNMAEIEFAALLTHGLPQRVPDRPTLEAHCYAWQLARNQLGAPTNWQFTTEKARIKLKRLYPTTG, from the coding sequence ATGTGGGTGATTCCACCCGCTCAGAACGCGGCCTTCGTCTGCGCCATGGAACGGGTGCTTGACGTCTACCAACGCCCGTACGACCCAGCCCAGCCAGTCGTGTGCCTGGATGAGTCGCCCAAGCAATTACTACGCGAAAGCCGCGTGCCACTCCCGCTGCCCGATGGCAGCACCCGCTACGACTGCGAGTACCACCGCCAGGGCGTGGCCCAGGTGTATATGCTGCACGAGCCGCTGGCCGGTCGCCGCCGGGTGCAGGTCGAAGACCGCCATGACCGACTCACGTTTGCCCGGGCGGTAGCCCGCCTGCTGGAGGAGGACTACGCCCAAGCGACGCGCGTGACGCTGGTGCTCGACAATTTGTCGGCGCACCAGCCCGCCGCTTTTTACGAGATTTTTGACCCGGTACGGGCGCACGCCCTGTTGCAGCGCGTGGAATTTGTGTTCACCCCCAAGCATGGCTCGTGGCTCAACATGGCTGAAATCGAGTTTGCCGCCCTGCTCACCCACGGCCTGCCGCAGCGCGTGCCCGACCGGCCGACGCTGGAAGCGCACTGCTACGCTTGGCAACTAGCGCGCAACCAACTGGGGGCACCCACCAACTGGCAGTTTACAACCGAGAAGGCCCGCATCAAACTCAAACGGTTGTACCCGACAACCGGCTAG
- a CDS encoding glycosyltransferase family 39 protein, which translates to MTFRFILAFLPPFLIGFNISNACFKSQGVGAGILKCSLGMGLGMGICSLLYFLLLPISHSLWAVMAVELVFLISAIIFSYLLKKPPLPLSLTADKPDAPGVGDPVKLPVLIIASFLFIFSLGNALLSFILSALAKPNGDWDAWAIWNLKARFLYRSMNDWPKIFSAILNYSHLDYPLLLPSFVSRTWLYLQHETVYVPICVAGLFALAIVGLLTASLTMLRDKIQGYLAGLALLSTPFFIDHAASQYADVPLAFFYLSVIILLTFAEQAKERSKFLYMLAGIMGGLAAWTKNEGLLFVIAAVLSRLVIAYKGDWKMGSKSIGYFVMGLAPILLVLLYFKVHFTPANDLVSGQNLSTFHKLASPSRYYLVIRRFILTGLSFGGWIESPAILLITYALMFGTYSVQEKSTIANSLVIAITLLGYFFVYIVTPVDLTWHLDTSLNRLLLQLYPSMLFSYFMVVASPTHILQPKKKEKLVLHCKD; encoded by the coding sequence ATGACATTTAGATTTATACTAGCATTTCTTCCGCCTTTTCTCATTGGTTTTAACATTTCCAATGCCTGCTTCAAATCACAAGGAGTAGGGGCTGGTATCTTAAAATGCAGTCTGGGTATGGGCTTAGGTATGGGCATCTGCTCTTTGCTGTACTTTTTGTTACTGCCTATCAGCCATTCTCTTTGGGCGGTAATGGCTGTTGAACTTGTGTTTTTAATCAGTGCTATTATATTTTCTTATTTACTAAAAAAACCGCCCCTCCCCCTATCGCTTACCGCTGACAAACCCGATGCGCCCGGAGTAGGCGACCCGGTTAAGCTACCGGTGCTTATAATTGCTTCTTTCCTTTTTATATTCTCTTTAGGCAACGCACTGTTAAGTTTTATTTTGAGTGCTCTAGCTAAACCAAATGGCGACTGGGATGCTTGGGCTATCTGGAACCTGAAAGCACGATTCCTTTATCGCAGCATGAATGATTGGCCAAAAATCTTTTCTGCCATACTTAATTATTCACATCTGGACTATCCTTTGTTATTGCCCAGTTTCGTATCACGAACTTGGCTTTACTTGCAGCACGAAACGGTATATGTTCCTATTTGCGTGGCGGGGTTATTTGCATTGGCAATCGTGGGGCTATTAACTGCTTCGTTAACAATGTTGAGAGATAAAATACAAGGATACTTGGCTGGCCTAGCTTTACTAAGTACTCCTTTTTTTATTGACCATGCTGCTTCACAATATGCCGATGTGCCTCTCGCCTTTTTCTATTTATCCGTAATTATACTACTGACTTTTGCGGAACAAGCTAAGGAAAGAAGTAAATTTCTCTATATGTTGGCAGGCATCATGGGCGGACTTGCTGCTTGGACCAAGAATGAAGGGTTATTATTTGTTATAGCGGCTGTTTTAAGCCGTTTGGTAATAGCTTATAAGGGGGACTGGAAGATGGGCAGCAAATCAATTGGCTATTTTGTCATGGGGTTGGCCCCGATATTACTCGTGTTACTTTATTTTAAGGTGCATTTTACGCCTGCAAACGATTTAGTAAGCGGCCAGAATCTCTCTACATTTCATAAACTGGCCTCTCCTAGCAGGTATTACCTCGTCATCCGTCGTTTTATACTCACCGGCCTGAGTTTTGGCGGATGGATAGAGAGCCCAGCCATTCTGCTAATTACTTACGCCCTAATGTTTGGCACATACAGCGTACAAGAAAAGAGTACAATAGCTAATTCACTAGTTATTGCAATCACCCTACTTGGTTATTTTTTTGTGTACATCGTTACGCCAGTTGACTTGACTTGGCACCTGGATACGTCCTTAAATCGGCTTCTGCTCCAACTATACCCAAGCATGTTGTTTAGCTATTTTATGGTAGTTGCCTCCCCTACCCATATTTTGCAACCGAAAAAGAAGGAAAAATTAGTATTGCACTGTAAGGATTAA
- a CDS encoding glycosyltransferase family 2 protein: protein MFAKQKPQFILVKFDTLSIIIPVYNEARTIHQILDLLRELKLLNGITKEIILVNDCSTDASADTIRAYASRYPELNLRLLEHVVNQGKGAALHTGIREATGDYVIIQDADLEYDPEEYNLLIKPILKGFADVVFGSRFMGGKPHRILFFWHSIGNQILTLLSNMSTDLNLTDMETCYKLFRRDLIQGLKLEENRFGFEPEVTAKIARVKDIRIYEVGISYYGRTYAEGKKIGWRDGFRAIYCILKYGIFGA, encoded by the coding sequence ATGTTTGCTAAACAAAAGCCGCAATTTATTTTGGTTAAGTTCGACACCCTTTCCATCATCATCCCGGTCTATAACGAAGCCCGCACTATCCATCAAATTTTGGATTTGTTACGTGAGTTGAAATTGTTAAATGGGATTACCAAGGAGATAATTCTAGTTAACGACTGTTCAACGGATGCCTCGGCTGACACGATTCGAGCTTACGCGAGCCGCTACCCCGAACTGAATCTGCGCCTGCTTGAGCACGTCGTCAACCAAGGCAAGGGGGCTGCACTACACACTGGCATTCGGGAGGCCACCGGCGACTACGTCATCATCCAAGACGCCGATTTGGAATATGACCCTGAGGAATATAACCTGCTGATAAAACCTATTCTCAAAGGCTTTGCTGATGTAGTATTTGGCTCGCGCTTCATGGGTGGCAAACCGCACCGCATCCTGTTTTTCTGGCACAGCATAGGCAACCAGATTCTTACGCTCCTGTCCAATATGTCCACGGACCTCAACCTAACGGATATGGAGACGTGTTATAAGCTCTTCCGCCGTGACCTCATTCAGGGCCTAAAGCTGGAGGAAAATCGCTTCGGCTTCGAACCCGAAGTCACGGCAAAAATAGCTCGCGTAAAAGACATACGCATTTACGAAGTCGGCATTAGCTACTATGGCCGTACCTATGCTGAGGGGAAGAAAATCGGCTGGCGCGATGGCTTCCGGGCCATTTATTGTATTTTAAAATACGGCATTTTTGGCGCGTAA
- a CDS encoding transposase, with translation MEKASSKRPRYDAAFRAEALRLASESRSTLAAARALNLNAKLLYQWQKAAQQPLPADPAEAAEVRALRQANKRLAQELEILKKAIAIFSHPPTP, from the coding sequence ATGGAAAAAGCCTCCTCCAAACGACCGCGCTATGATGCGGCCTTTCGGGCCGAAGCCCTGCGCCTGGCCAGCGAAAGCCGCTCAACTCTTGCCGCCGCCCGCGCCCTGAACCTCAACGCCAAGCTACTGTATCAGTGGCAGAAAGCGGCCCAGCAGCCCTTACCCGCCGACCCAGCGGAGGCCGCCGAGGTGCGGGCCCTGCGGCAAGCCAACAAACGGCTCGCGCAGGAACTGGAGATTTTAAAAAAAGCCATTGCTATCTTCTCGCATCCCCCAACCCCGTGA
- a CDS encoding IS3 family transposase, with the protein MRRHGRKALQPKGFTPRTTDSTHGKRCAPNLLLDQPKPTQANQVWVSDITYLPLANGQWVYCCAFQDVCTKQVVGWQVRADMPEALVTTALQRALLAQRPAPGLIVHSDRGGQYVGNTYKTLLRNAKAQRSHSRRSECYDNAQAESLWSRLKTELLELRDWPVFTDLADAQASVAGYFDYYNHKRRHSSIGYLKPYLFHQQKLANIT; encoded by the coding sequence ATGCGGCGCCATGGCCGCAAGGCTTTGCAGCCCAAGGGCTTCACGCCACGCACGACGGATTCGACCCACGGCAAGCGCTGCGCCCCCAACCTGCTGCTTGACCAGCCCAAGCCCACCCAGGCCAACCAGGTGTGGGTCAGCGACATCACTTACCTGCCCCTGGCTAACGGGCAGTGGGTGTACTGCTGCGCCTTTCAGGACGTGTGCACCAAGCAGGTCGTGGGCTGGCAGGTGCGGGCTGACATGCCCGAAGCCCTGGTGACCACCGCTTTGCAGCGAGCACTGCTCGCGCAACGGCCCGCCCCCGGCCTGATTGTCCACTCTGACCGGGGTGGGCAGTACGTGGGCAACACTTATAAAACGCTGCTGCGCAACGCCAAAGCCCAGCGCTCGCACAGCCGCCGCAGCGAGTGTTACGACAATGCGCAAGCTGAGAGCCTCTGGTCCCGCCTCAAAACGGAACTGCTTGAACTTCGCGACTGGCCTGTTTTCACGGACCTGGCCGATGCGCAAGCCAGCGTGGCCGGCTATTTTGACTACTACAATCACAAGCGCCGCCACTCCAGCATCGGCTATTTAAAGCCTTATCTCTTTCACCAACAGAAACTTGCCAATATCACCTAA
- a CDS encoding transposase family protein, producing MNTITDDRQMRALTGLDLATFCALAEPFAAGCQAEADARFSVEQPRQRRAGGGRKGLLISPEQKLLFLLFYLKTYPAFDVLGATFGLSRSKACVRAHRLAKALERTLRALGVLPARAIDSLAQMQAVFADVPVLLRDATERPYRRAQAAVDRPADYSGKKKALA from the coding sequence GTGAATACCATTACGGATGACCGGCAAATGCGGGCGCTGACGGGACTGGATTTGGCCACTTTTTGCGCCTTGGCCGAGCCGTTCGCGGCGGGCTGCCAAGCCGAAGCCGATGCGCGCTTTTCGGTGGAGCAGCCCCGCCAACGCCGGGCTGGTGGTGGTCGCAAAGGTCTGCTGATCAGCCCGGAGCAGAAATTATTGTTTCTGCTGTTTTACCTGAAAACCTACCCCGCCTTCGACGTGCTCGGGGCCACTTTTGGCTTGTCGCGCTCCAAAGCGTGCGTACGCGCCCATCGCCTGGCCAAGGCCCTCGAGCGCACCTTGCGGGCGCTGGGTGTGCTACCGGCGCGGGCCATCGACTCGCTGGCCCAGATGCAGGCGGTATTTGCCGACGTGCCCGTCCTGCTGCGCGACGCCACCGAACGCCCCTACCGCCGGGCGCAGGCCGCCGTGGACCGGCCGGCTGACTACTCTGGTAAAAAAAAGGCCCTCGCGTAA
- a CDS encoding transposase family protein: MPTCPSCCATPPNAPTAGRRPPWTGRLTTLVKKRPSRKNTLIADPARYIHSLGPTTCGATHDYQLLKNELDLNPGLVDLFTWLADLGYLGLVRDYDVAAQSLPHRKPRRSKKAPAAALTGTQRADNRAHARRRVKVEHAISGAKRLGCVTQAYRNKSLACNDRVVVLACGIWNWHLTKKKKAI, translated from the coding sequence TTGCCGACGTGCCCGTCCTGCTGCGCGACGCCACCGAACGCCCCTACCGCCGGGCGCAGGCCGCCGTGGACCGGCCGGCTGACTACTCTGGTAAAAAAAAGGCCCTCGCGTAAAAACACGCTCATCGCTGACCCGGCCCGCTACATTCATTCCCTGGGGCCGACTACCTGCGGGGCCACCCACGACTACCAACTGCTCAAAAACGAGCTGGACCTCAACCCGGGCCTGGTGGATCTGTTCACCTGGCTGGCCGATCTGGGCTACCTGGGCCTGGTCCGCGACTACGACGTGGCCGCGCAGAGTTTGCCCCACCGCAAGCCCCGGCGCAGCAAAAAGGCACCGGCTGCGGCGTTGACCGGTACCCAACGCGCTGACAACCGCGCCCACGCGCGCCGCCGCGTCAAGGTGGAACACGCCATCAGCGGGGCCAAACGCTTGGGCTGCGTCACGCAGGCCTACCGCAACAAGTCCCTGGCCTGCAACGACCGGGTGGTGGTCTTGGCTTGTGGCATCTGGAATTGGCATCTGACCAAAAAGAAAAAGGCTATTTAG
- a CDS encoding IS630 family transposase has product MAAKKKSLHAAERDTERVRALRGAFVEAVQEEDFTCFKFVDETSTNLTYCRRYARAAGGQRVGQGVPLHGGPNVTLVAALTPNGLQAAMTVSGAVSGAVNGDVFAAYLHHVLGPTLVPADVVVLDNLPAHKVAGLAEIVAARGARLLYLPPYSPDFNPIELAFSKLKTWLRTAQARTREALEATIQAATEWISQQDAKNWFDHCGYHVQ; this is encoded by the coding sequence TTGGCGGCGAAAAAAAAGAGCCTCCACGCCGCCGAGCGCGACACCGAACGGGTGAGGGCCTTGCGCGGGGCTTTTGTCGAAGCGGTGCAGGAAGAAGATTTTACGTGTTTTAAGTTTGTGGACGAGACCAGTACCAATCTCACCTATTGCCGCCGCTACGCCCGCGCCGCAGGCGGGCAGCGCGTTGGGCAAGGGGTGCCGCTGCATGGCGGGCCGAACGTGACGTTGGTCGCCGCCCTGACCCCGAACGGGTTGCAAGCGGCCATGACGGTGAGCGGAGCCGTGAGCGGAGCCGTCAACGGCGACGTGTTCGCGGCCTATCTTCACCACGTGCTCGGCCCCACCCTGGTGCCGGCCGACGTGGTCGTGCTCGACAACCTGCCCGCCCACAAAGTGGCCGGGTTGGCCGAAATCGTCGCCGCACGGGGTGCCCGCCTGCTGTATCTGCCGCCCTATTCGCCCGATTTTAATCCCATCGAACTCGCCTTCAGCAAACTCAAAACCTGGCTGCGCACGGCCCAGGCTCGCACCCGCGAGGCATTAGAAGCCACCATCCAAGCGGCAACCGAGTGGATAAGTCAACAGGATGCCAAAAATTGGTTTGACCATTGCGGATATCATGTACAATGA